A window of Fodinibius salinus contains these coding sequences:
- a CDS encoding sodium-dependent transporter: protein MAQTDTTDRGNWNSRIGFVLAAAGSAVGLGNIWRFPTEVASNGGGAFLLIYLICCFAIGFPVMVAELSIGRKTERNPVGAFKALSSNKFYPLIGFWGVLCGVMILSFYTVVAGWTFSYVFEEIFFFAGLDSWATYFAEVSNGVKNGIFSTIFMGATVSIILGGVSDGIERATKFMMPVLIGILMIMIGYVAFQPGAATGFAEYLKPDFSQISAPLIFSAMGQAFFSLSLGMGALITYGSYLSKKENVPEAAAFVTLADVGIAFLAGLLIMPAMYMAESFGVNIFSESGELLASSDLIFQVLPALFHSLNTTAGIIFGVSFFLLLSMAALTSTISLLEVPTSYVIDEYNVKRKKAAITIGAGILIISLIISFDISLIGSIDFIFSKVGLPLGGFLICYFLGYVWTVKNALEELEHGYPGLDSSIFKAVWPIFIKFLAPLAILYNLLEAIGFISYIEQLF, encoded by the coding sequence TTGGCTCAAACAGATACGACAGATCGGGGTAATTGGAATTCGAGAATAGGCTTCGTACTGGCAGCTGCAGGCTCTGCTGTTGGACTTGGAAATATCTGGCGATTTCCAACTGAGGTAGCCTCTAATGGTGGAGGAGCTTTTCTGCTTATCTATCTTATTTGCTGCTTTGCAATCGGGTTTCCCGTTATGGTTGCAGAATTGAGTATAGGGCGTAAGACAGAACGCAATCCTGTTGGGGCCTTCAAAGCATTAAGCTCCAACAAATTTTATCCGCTTATTGGTTTCTGGGGAGTACTCTGTGGGGTCATGATCCTCTCTTTCTATACCGTTGTTGCCGGCTGGACCTTCAGCTATGTTTTTGAAGAGATATTCTTTTTTGCAGGTCTAGATAGCTGGGCCACTTATTTTGCTGAGGTTTCAAATGGCGTCAAAAATGGGATCTTTTCAACCATATTTATGGGTGCCACGGTATCTATCATTCTGGGCGGTGTAAGTGATGGTATTGAACGTGCAACCAAATTTATGATGCCTGTACTTATCGGCATTTTGATGATTATGATAGGATACGTTGCTTTTCAACCGGGAGCTGCTACCGGCTTTGCAGAATACCTAAAACCCGATTTTTCTCAAATTTCTGCGCCCCTGATCTTTAGTGCTATGGGACAAGCTTTCTTTTCCCTTTCTTTGGGAATGGGAGCTCTTATCACCTATGGGTCCTACCTAAGTAAAAAAGAGAATGTCCCTGAAGCAGCTGCTTTTGTTACCCTAGCCGACGTCGGTATTGCATTCTTAGCCGGACTACTAATTATGCCGGCAATGTATATGGCCGAATCCTTTGGCGTCAACATTTTCAGTGAGTCCGGAGAACTATTAGCCAGTTCTGACCTTATTTTCCAAGTACTACCTGCACTCTTCCATAGTTTAAACACTACGGCTGGTATTATCTTCGGTGTTAGCTTTTTCTTGTTGCTTTCTATGGCGGCTTTAACCTCTACCATTTCGTTACTTGAAGTACCTACCTCTTATGTTATTGATGAATACAACGTTAAGCGTAAAAAAGCTGCTATAACAATTGGAGCTGGCATATTGATTATTTCACTTATTATCTCATTTGATATCTCATTAATAGGATCAATAGACTTTATTTTTAGTAAAGTTGGGCTTCCACTCGGGGGGTTCCTTATTTGTTATTTTCTTGGGTATGTATGGACCGTTAAAAATGCCCTTGAAGAACTTGAACATGGTTATCCAGGTCTGGACAGCTCAATCTTTAAAGCAGTATGGCCAATTTTCATTAAATTTCTAGCACCTCTCGCAATTTTATATAACCTGTTAGAAGCAATAGGGTTTATATCGTACATTGAACAACTATTTTAG
- the accB gene encoding acetyl-CoA carboxylase biotin carboxyl carrier protein: protein MDLDVIENLLDLIAESEVNEVSIEEGEFKIKVKKKPDIKESSAPAVPMQYQMPAQQPQQAQPQPAAAPQQQQQDSGSESDDSDDGGDVSGDVIKSPIVGTFYRAPSPDDDAFVQVGDNVESGETVCIVEAMKIMNEIESEYSGEIKKILVDNAEPVEYDQPLFIIG from the coding sequence ATGGATTTAGATGTCATTGAAAATCTTCTGGATCTCATTGCCGAAAGTGAAGTCAATGAAGTGTCCATTGAAGAAGGAGAATTCAAAATTAAAGTAAAAAAGAAACCCGATATTAAAGAGTCTTCGGCTCCGGCTGTCCCTATGCAGTATCAGATGCCAGCCCAACAGCCGCAGCAGGCTCAGCCGCAACCGGCAGCTGCTCCACAACAACAGCAGCAGGACTCCGGTTCGGAATCTGATGATTCTGATGACGGCGGTGATGTATCCGGTGACGTCATTAAATCACCTATTGTAGGTACCTTCTACCGGGCACCGTCGCCTGATGATGATGCCTTCGTACAAGTTGGCGACAATGTTGAAAGTGGAGAAACAGTCTGCATTGTTGAGGCTATGAAGATTATGAATGAAATTGAGTCGGAGTATTCCGGAGAAATTAAAAAGATTCTTGTTGATAACGCTGAACCGGTTGAATACGATCAACCCCTATTTATCATCGGGTAA
- the accC gene encoding acetyl-CoA carboxylase biotin carboxylase subunit produces MFNKILIANRGEIALRIIRTCKEMGINTVAVYSTADENSLHVKFADEAVCIGPAPSKDSYLKIPNLLAAAEVTNAEAIHPGYGFLSEKAEFSRICSEHDIKFIGPSADSIARMGNKTMAKETMIDSGVPVVPGSDGVVESYEEAREICDDIGYPVIVKASSGGGGRGMRIVEEEENLQKSFSMCKTEAETAFDDPDVYIEKFVEDPHHVEIQVLGDQHGNVIHLGERDCSLQRRHQKILEESPSPLMTPELREEMGQAAIDAAESVDYEGAGTVEFLVDKDKNFYFMEMNTRIQVEHPVTEEITDYDLVAEQIKVADGQKLEEKEFKMRGHAIECRINAEDPAHNFRPSAGEIKVFNLPGGHSVRIDTHAYSGYRIPPHYDSMIGKLIVSAPTREEAIKRMKRSLEEFIVEGVTTTIPYHIQLMEDENFQNGTFNTKYLEKFNFNPE; encoded by the coding sequence ATGTTTAACAAAATTCTTATCGCCAACCGTGGCGAAATTGCTCTTCGAATCATTCGTACATGCAAAGAAATGGGGATTAATACGGTAGCCGTATACTCTACGGCCGACGAAAATAGTCTCCACGTAAAATTTGCCGACGAAGCTGTCTGTATTGGCCCTGCACCAAGCAAAGACAGTTATCTCAAAATCCCTAACTTGTTAGCTGCTGCAGAGGTTACTAATGCGGAGGCTATACATCCCGGCTACGGATTTTTGTCGGAAAAAGCCGAATTTTCGCGTATCTGCTCCGAGCATGATATTAAATTTATTGGCCCCTCGGCCGATAGTATTGCTCGGATGGGAAATAAAACCATGGCCAAAGAAACCATGATTGATAGTGGTGTTCCTGTGGTACCAGGCAGTGATGGTGTTGTTGAAAGCTATGAAGAAGCACGGGAAATCTGTGATGATATTGGATATCCCGTAATTGTTAAAGCTTCCTCGGGCGGCGGCGGACGCGGAATGCGTATCGTCGAAGAAGAAGAAAATCTGCAGAAATCATTTAGCATGTGCAAAACGGAGGCAGAGACAGCCTTTGATGATCCCGATGTATATATCGAGAAATTTGTAGAGGATCCCCATCATGTGGAAATCCAGGTTCTGGGAGATCAGCACGGCAATGTTATTCACCTTGGTGAGCGTGATTGCTCACTGCAACGTCGCCATCAAAAAATTCTGGAAGAATCCCCCTCTCCCCTTATGACACCAGAACTACGTGAAGAAATGGGGCAAGCAGCTATAGATGCTGCTGAATCTGTTGATTATGAAGGGGCCGGCACCGTAGAATTTCTCGTCGATAAAGACAAGAACTTCTACTTTATGGAAATGAATACCCGCATACAAGTAGAGCACCCGGTTACAGAAGAAATTACTGATTATGATCTGGTAGCTGAACAAATTAAAGTGGCTGACGGCCAAAAGCTGGAAGAGAAAGAGTTTAAGATGCGCGGTCATGCCATAGAATGCCGTATTAACGCTGAAGATCCTGCCCATAATTTTCGTCCATCTGCAGGCGAAATAAAGGTGTTTAATCTTCCCGGTGGGCACAGTGTTCGGATTGACACCCATGCTTACTCAGGATACCGCATTCCTCCGCATTACGACTCCATGATTGGTAAGCTGATTGTCAGTGCTCCTACTCGTGAAGAGGCTATAAAGCGAATGAAACGTTCGCTTGAGGAGTTTATCGTCGAGGGTGTTACTACTACTATTCCTTACCATATACAACTAATGGAAGATGAAAACTTTCAGAACGGAACCTTTAATACCAAATATCTAGAAAAGTTCAATTTTAATCCCGAATAA
- the mltG gene encoding endolytic transglycosylase MltG, translated as MSSQSNSLFTSNELIFGILLFFLSAFLIAELRWSRLQNSYAIHTDSPVHLYLDSQTDFKTLSQTLADSGLINDQGELRWAADLMGWKTFQKGHYLVDRGFTYQEFLSKLGRGIQDPVSVTVLPGKSMGQIIDKLAEALQPDSLAFHHTFTDSVVLARHNLNEKELIGRLYPNTYSLFWTSSPEKVLQRILREFNKAVVTQHEQQIDSLNYSLNEILTLASIVEWEAKSEEEKATISGLYWNRLERGMRLQADPTVNYALGERRRLLYEDYQIEHPYNTYVIRGLPPGPITNPSLNAIKATIYPKEHDYLYMVASPDGTHDFSETFEEHKQKSERWRRWLRKQYRIKEQQNSQ; from the coding sequence GTGAGTAGCCAATCTAATTCCCTTTTTACAAGTAATGAGCTTATTTTCGGGATACTTCTTTTTTTTCTGTCGGCTTTCTTGATTGCCGAATTGCGCTGGTCGCGACTACAAAATAGCTATGCCATACATACTGATTCGCCGGTACATTTATATTTGGATTCTCAAACAGATTTCAAAACACTGAGCCAGACGCTGGCCGATTCGGGACTGATCAATGATCAGGGCGAACTAAGATGGGCAGCTGATTTAATGGGGTGGAAGACGTTTCAGAAAGGACATTATTTAGTAGATCGCGGGTTTACGTATCAGGAATTTTTATCAAAGTTGGGCAGAGGTATTCAGGATCCGGTATCAGTGACCGTTTTACCCGGAAAATCGATGGGACAAATTATTGATAAGCTGGCAGAAGCACTCCAACCTGATTCGCTGGCATTTCATCATACATTTACTGATAGTGTTGTTTTAGCCAGGCATAACTTAAATGAGAAGGAGCTGATTGGACGATTATATCCCAATACATATTCGCTTTTTTGGACCTCTTCACCCGAAAAGGTATTGCAACGCATTCTGCGGGAATTTAACAAAGCAGTAGTCACCCAGCATGAGCAGCAAATAGACAGTCTCAATTATTCGCTTAATGAGATACTCACGCTAGCATCTATCGTAGAGTGGGAAGCCAAATCAGAGGAGGAAAAGGCAACCATCAGTGGACTTTACTGGAATAGGCTGGAGCGGGGCATGCGCCTGCAGGCAGACCCAACGGTTAACTATGCGCTGGGAGAACGACGCCGACTACTGTATGAGGATTATCAGATTGAACATCCCTATAATACCTATGTGATTCGGGGGTTGCCGCCGGGACCCATTACAAATCCCAGCTTAAACGCAATAAAGGCAACGATCTACCCGAAAGAACATGATTATCTCTATATGGTTGCTAGTCCTGATGGTACGCATGATTTTTCGGAGACATTCGAGGAGCACAAGCAAAAAAGTGAACGCTGGCGACGCTGGTTGCGCAAGCAGTACCGGATAAAAGAACAACAAAATTCGCAATAA
- the guaA gene encoding glutamine-hydrolyzing GMP synthase, producing MQHRPDNWVLILDYGSQYTQLIARRIREQNVYCEIHPCNTNLQNIADHPPKGIILSGGPSSVNDEDAPALNRSIFDWEVPILGICYGLQLLAHDEIPGSVEKADRREFGRSELIIDDDSGLFKNLPQESVVWMSHADHIKELSDNYKVIGHTDNARVAAVRHTDKDIYGVQFHPEVVHTVNGKQILTNFISDICELEGSWTAQSFIESTVQEIRQKVGSDRVLCGLSGGVDSTVVATLIHKAIGDQLQCIFVDNGLLRKNEFQKVLNVYEDKLHLPVKGIDASDKFLKNLAGVFDPEEKRNIIGNTFIDVFDDAIAHDQSFKYLAQGTLYPDVIESVSFKGPSATIKSHHNVGGLPEEMNLDLIEPVRELFKDEVRNVGRELGIPDNFINRHPFPGPGLGIRVISDITEEKLEMAREADDIFISELRKQDLYDEVWQALVALLPVQSVGVMGDERTYEYTAALRAVTSVDGMTADWAHLPHPFLSYVSNRIINEVPGINRVVYDVSSKPPSTIEWE from the coding sequence ATGCAACACCGACCGGATAACTGGGTTTTGATTCTCGATTACGGTTCGCAATACACTCAACTTATTGCTCGCCGCATTCGGGAACAAAATGTATATTGCGAAATCCATCCATGTAATACGAACCTGCAAAATATTGCCGACCATCCACCAAAAGGCATTATCCTCTCAGGCGGTCCCAGCAGCGTAAATGACGAAGACGCCCCTGCCCTCAACAGATCTATATTTGATTGGGAGGTTCCAATCTTAGGAATCTGCTATGGACTACAACTTTTGGCACATGATGAAATTCCGGGCAGTGTAGAAAAAGCTGACCGCCGCGAGTTTGGCCGCTCTGAGCTTATCATTGATGATGACAGCGGACTTTTCAAAAATCTTCCGCAAGAATCTGTCGTATGGATGAGTCATGCAGATCATATCAAAGAACTTTCCGATAACTATAAAGTAATTGGCCATACCGACAATGCCCGGGTGGCAGCTGTTCGGCACACCGATAAAGATATCTACGGCGTACAGTTTCATCCCGAAGTGGTACATACTGTTAACGGGAAACAGATCTTGACAAACTTTATATCTGATATATGTGAGCTTGAAGGCAGCTGGACCGCCCAATCCTTTATTGAATCCACCGTGCAGGAAATTCGTCAAAAAGTGGGCAGTGATCGGGTACTTTGTGGACTCAGTGGCGGCGTAGATTCTACTGTAGTTGCAACGCTCATCCACAAAGCTATTGGCGACCAACTACAGTGTATTTTTGTAGATAACGGATTACTGCGTAAAAATGAATTCCAAAAGGTACTCAATGTCTATGAAGATAAGCTTCACCTGCCCGTAAAAGGTATTGATGCCAGTGATAAGTTTCTAAAAAACCTAGCGGGTGTCTTTGATCCGGAAGAAAAAAGAAACATTATTGGCAATACGTTTATTGATGTTTTTGACGACGCCATTGCTCACGATCAATCTTTTAAATATCTCGCGCAAGGTACGCTCTATCCCGATGTCATCGAAAGCGTCTCCTTTAAAGGTCCTTCTGCTACCATCAAATCACATCACAATGTAGGAGGACTTCCAGAAGAGATGAACTTGGATCTTATTGAACCAGTTCGCGAACTTTTCAAGGATGAAGTCCGCAATGTGGGACGCGAACTCGGTATTCCTGATAATTTTATTAACCGACATCCCTTTCCCGGTCCTGGTTTAGGCATTCGTGTTATTTCTGATATTACTGAAGAAAAATTGGAAATGGCACGTGAGGCCGATGATATCTTCATCAGTGAGCTTCGCAAACAAGACCTCTATGATGAAGTTTGGCAAGCACTCGTAGCCTTACTCCCTGTACAAAGTGTAGGTGTTATGGGCGATGAGCGTACCTATGAGTACACGGCAGCACTACGGGCAGTCACCAGCGTAGATGGTATGACAGCCGACTGGGCGCATCTGCCTCATCCCTTTTTGAGTTACGTATCAAACCGGATTATCAATGAGGTGCCGGGCATAAACCGCGTAGTTTATGATGTAAGTTCCAAACCGCCTTCGACTATTGAGTGGGAATAA
- a CDS encoding ABC transporter substrate-binding protein — translation MKRSIFSFLTVKVITLLVFSLSLGVSTVQAQSFEEGLSLYQKGEYEQSAPIFSNLNTDKGMLFAGKSYFGMGKYLTSKTYLNQLTKDTKKELYLEAQYQLALADFQLGNYGTALSRLQKFNNERRKTQLVTDALQFYEDILSFLTMNQRKNAFQQVESPQIKYDLAASAIGKVDYPVAKILYDQLEDIKIDTSSKAMRDLQKILSDSVSYAVEQTFSNRINSTPDGITYNIGAALPSYKSDAREYQVAQGLYYGFVLAAEKFNQRHPDKKAFIRYQNTAAHKDTAAHKMTNMAWKYNVDAVLGPLFSEPAKRMAELAEQYQIPMLPPLANSDSLSISNPYVYQANSTFVSHGKRMAKYAVEELDMDTLAVLAERNSRGEASSYAFRDEAERRGARVVHFFVEDLASKGFELTEYTKYFTTDTAKIDSAQYHQLDGVYAPFTGQAASSLGELLLADLQAMNSKLPVLGSPAWGNMNIPEEQLGNRKVYFSESYYVNSKSPKVKQFQETFTKRFDTDPNRFAMIGYDTATFVLKTLNRIGNPAQLKDALQNQPVHKGLANNISFDGSHVNKEVKVFVITRDGIQPVMKD, via the coding sequence ATGAAACGTTCTATATTCTCTTTTTTGACAGTAAAAGTCATAACACTGCTCGTCTTTTCGCTTTCTTTAGGAGTATCCACTGTACAGGCACAATCTTTTGAAGAAGGATTGTCACTATACCAAAAAGGGGAATACGAGCAATCAGCCCCTATCTTTAGTAATCTAAATACGGACAAAGGGATGCTCTTTGCGGGCAAATCCTATTTTGGAATGGGCAAATATCTGACGTCCAAAACGTATTTAAATCAGCTTACTAAAGACACCAAAAAGGAACTATATCTGGAAGCACAATACCAGCTGGCGCTCGCAGATTTTCAGCTAGGAAATTATGGAACTGCACTTAGCCGACTGCAAAAATTTAATAATGAGCGGCGTAAAACACAGCTGGTAACCGATGCACTGCAATTTTATGAGGATATTCTATCATTTCTAACGATGAACCAGCGAAAGAACGCCTTTCAACAGGTAGAATCCCCACAGATTAAATACGATTTGGCCGCTAGTGCAATCGGCAAGGTTGATTATCCTGTTGCAAAGATACTTTATGATCAACTTGAGGACATAAAAATCGACACTTCCAGCAAAGCTATGCGCGATTTGCAAAAGATTTTGTCTGACTCGGTAAGCTATGCTGTAGAACAAACATTTAGTAATCGCATTAACTCTACCCCGGACGGCATCACCTACAATATCGGCGCGGCCCTGCCCTCCTACAAAAGTGACGCCCGTGAATATCAGGTAGCACAGGGGCTTTACTATGGATTTGTCCTTGCTGCCGAAAAATTCAACCAGCGACATCCTGATAAAAAAGCTTTTATACGGTATCAAAATACAGCAGCCCATAAAGATACGGCTGCCCACAAAATGACCAATATGGCATGGAAATATAATGTTGATGCTGTGCTCGGTCCCCTTTTTTCGGAACCGGCTAAACGAATGGCAGAGTTAGCTGAACAGTATCAAATTCCTATGCTCCCGCCTCTTGCCAATTCAGATTCACTGAGTATCAGTAACCCCTATGTATATCAGGCTAACTCCACTTTTGTATCTCATGGTAAACGGATGGCAAAATATGCGGTGGAGGAGCTAGATATGGATACACTGGCCGTTCTGGCTGAACGAAATTCGCGGGGCGAAGCTTCTTCCTATGCATTTCGAGATGAAGCAGAACGCCGCGGAGCACGCGTTGTTCACTTTTTTGTTGAAGATTTAGCATCAAAAGGCTTTGAACTGACGGAATACACCAAGTATTTCACCACCGACACTGCAAAGATTGACAGTGCACAATATCACCAGCTGGATGGTGTTTATGCTCCTTTCACGGGTCAGGCAGCTTCCTCATTGGGTGAACTGCTGCTGGCCGATCTCCAAGCGATGAATAGCAAATTACCTGTATTGGGCTCCCCAGCATGGGGAAATATGAATATTCCTGAAGAACAACTTGGCAACAGGAAAGTTTATTTTAGTGAAAGCTATTATGTAAATAGTAAAAGCCCTAAGGTTAAGCAATTTCAAGAAACCTTTACTAAACGGTTTGATACCGACCCCAACCGGTTTGCGATGATTGGTTATGATACGGCTACATTCGTTTTAAAAACACTGAATCGAATAGGTAACCCTGCCCAGCTAAAAGATGCATTGCAAAATCAACCCGTGCATAAGGGACTGGCAAACAATATTTCTTTTGATGGTTCCCATGTAAATAAAGAGGTTAAGGTGTTTGTGATTACAAGGGATGGCATTCAGCCGGTTATGAAAGACTAG
- the gcvH gene encoding glycine cleavage system protein GcvH, whose translation MSNPTDLKYTKEHEWIRDNEDGTATVGVTDFAQGELGDIVFVEIEPEGFEFDQDEVFGTVEAVKTVSDLYAPISGEIVAINEELEMEPELVNDDPYGDGWMAKISIDDASQLDDLMSSDEYEEIIA comes from the coding sequence ATGAGTAATCCTACTGACTTAAAATATACCAAAGAACACGAATGGATCAGAGATAATGAAGATGGCACAGCTACAGTGGGTGTTACCGATTTCGCCCAGGGTGAGCTTGGCGATATCGTGTTTGTAGAAATAGAACCCGAAGGTTTTGAATTTGATCAGGATGAGGTGTTTGGTACGGTAGAAGCAGTAAAAACGGTTTCTGACCTATATGCACCCATTTCCGGCGAAATTGTAGCGATCAATGAAGAGCTAGAGATGGAGCCGGAGCTTGTCAATGATGATCCCTATGGGGATGGTTGGATGGCCAAAATTTCGATTGATGATGCCTCTCAACTTGACGATTTAATGTCTTCGGACGAATACGAAGAAATCATAGCTTAA
- the efp gene encoding elongation factor P, whose amino-acid sequence MGKVSTSNFRTGMVIEVENDLYSIVDYQHVKPGKGGAFLRTKLKGVVNEKNIEKKFRSGEDVIEVRVEHQPYQFLYREGNLYYFMHQETYEQFPVEEERINKAEFIAEGQVCTVVIDVDNDKVLYAHPPDQLVAKVADTRPGIKGDTAQGGDKPATLESGATIQVPLFIDKGEEIKVDTRTSEYIERVTSN is encoded by the coding sequence ATGGGAAAAGTTTCGACCTCGAATTTCCGAACCGGGATGGTGATAGAAGTAGAAAACGACCTCTACTCTATTGTTGATTACCAACACGTAAAACCCGGTAAGGGTGGTGCCTTTTTACGTACCAAACTTAAAGGCGTAGTGAACGAAAAAAATATTGAGAAGAAATTTCGCTCGGGCGAAGATGTCATTGAAGTCCGCGTAGAACACCAACCCTATCAGTTTTTATACCGTGAGGGGAATTTGTACTACTTTATGCACCAGGAAACCTATGAGCAATTTCCAGTGGAAGAAGAGCGTATCAACAAAGCCGAATTTATTGCTGAAGGGCAAGTTTGCACCGTTGTTATTGACGTAGATAATGACAAGGTACTGTACGCTCATCCACCTGATCAGTTAGTAGCTAAAGTGGCTGACACTCGTCCCGGTATTAAAGGTGATACCGCTCAAGGCGGCGATAAGCCCGCAACCCTTGAATCGGGAGCCACCATTCAAGTGCCCCTTTTTATCGACAAGGGCGAAGAAATTAAGGTAGATACCCGTACTTCAGAATATATCGAACGCGTAACATCAAATTAA
- a CDS encoding Bax inhibitor-1/YccA family protein — translation MVSGNPTLTEETFKQGTTTGSAEQRMTVAGTINKTVALFLILLLGASISWYAPSQLLMIGGAIGGFIVAMITIFKKEWSPFTAPLYAGLEGLFLGAVSVTYAQAYGGIVFNAVLLTLGVFAAMLTAYRSGLIEVTKRFRMGVVAATGGIALVYFASFILSFFGVNVSLIHGNGFMGIGFSLIIVGVAALNLVLDFDMIEQGAEANAPKYFEWYTSFGLMITLVWLYLELLRLLAKLQRR, via the coding sequence ATGGTTTCAGGAAATCCAACACTGACAGAAGAAACATTTAAACAAGGGACAACTACCGGGTCTGCTGAACAGAGAATGACCGTAGCCGGTACAATTAACAAGACAGTAGCTCTCTTTTTAATTTTGTTGTTGGGAGCTTCTATAAGCTGGTATGCTCCTTCCCAATTGTTGATGATAGGTGGGGCGATTGGTGGTTTTATAGTGGCTATGATTACTATCTTTAAAAAAGAATGGTCGCCCTTTACTGCTCCACTGTATGCCGGTCTCGAAGGATTATTCTTGGGAGCAGTATCTGTAACTTATGCCCAGGCATACGGAGGTATTGTTTTTAACGCAGTGTTGCTAACGTTGGGAGTATTTGCTGCAATGCTAACAGCCTATCGTTCAGGGCTTATTGAAGTCACAAAGCGTTTTCGTATGGGGGTCGTTGCAGCGACAGGCGGTATTGCATTAGTTTATTTTGCCAGCTTCATCCTGAGTTTTTTTGGCGTTAATGTGAGTTTAATCCATGGCAATGGATTTATGGGCATTGGCTTTAGCCTGATTATTGTTGGAGTAGCAGCCCTTAACTTAGTGTTGGATTTTGACATGATCGAGCAGGGCGCTGAGGCTAATGCCCCCAAATACTTTGAGTGGTACACCTCTTTTGGACTTATGATTACCCTTGTTTGGCTGTATCTGGAGCTATTGCGCCTGCTGGCCAAATTACAACGTCGATAA